In Halorientalis sp. LT38, a genomic segment contains:
- a CDS encoding GMC family oxidoreductase N-terminal domain-containing protein, with protein sequence MVLSPDVVVVGAGGDGPALAWRLGSLGHEVLLLEAGPWHGNEQWPDPHEAPGGTRSSDPEDLSGELLDEQLPGLENDANNTATGRLRFGPADRSQGSWGRQSEGELKITQVAGVGGSTLHYYGNHPRATVPSVNDSEHWPIDYGDLVDYYRLIEEKFAFGPGATSTKEAAFYRAAEAAGYELNDQLNVTAEQLPSYRPTPSLIDPPDEKLGGAYDGPFRYPEIEGDTLANDDFQGGYAPRGAPVRERARKSANVSWVPEALDTGNVTIQPNTFVTNVRTSGGEATGVDFRNTWSGETGRVDAEVVVLAAGAIETPRLWLNSGLPEREWLGKGLTHHWFDAVHGVFDPDAIEALAGEDELKPHVGQTWAGRVEAEEGIIGLVGNTPGLHGVLTGSSRAGLAADNDTWGRPWDSVGRLTGSDLKEFMGDYRRTMTLLLSVDDEPRKENGVELDPLMSDANGQQAKVTWEPSLSDRYKRDSLAWTAAELLDEAGADHIHRSDLEPNLIHIHGTMAMGKVVDSGCESRDVDRLFVGDHSVIPNALGGQNPTHTGQALAIRTADRIVDRYLST encoded by the coding sequence ATGGTTCTGAGCCCCGACGTGGTGGTCGTCGGCGCGGGCGGCGACGGCCCCGCGCTGGCCTGGCGTCTCGGCAGCCTCGGGCACGAAGTACTGCTCCTCGAAGCCGGGCCGTGGCACGGCAACGAGCAGTGGCCCGACCCTCACGAGGCTCCCGGCGGGACGCGGAGTTCCGACCCCGAGGACCTCTCGGGCGAGTTGCTCGACGAACAGCTCCCCGGCCTGGAGAACGACGCGAACAACACCGCCACGGGGCGGCTCCGGTTCGGGCCCGCCGATCGCTCGCAGGGATCGTGGGGGCGCCAGAGCGAGGGCGAACTGAAGATTACGCAGGTCGCCGGCGTCGGCGGGTCGACGCTCCACTACTACGGCAATCACCCGCGCGCCACAGTGCCGTCGGTGAACGACTCGGAGCACTGGCCCATCGACTACGGCGACCTGGTGGACTACTACCGGCTGATCGAGGAGAAGTTCGCCTTCGGCCCCGGCGCCACGTCGACGAAGGAAGCGGCCTTCTACCGGGCCGCCGAGGCGGCCGGCTACGAACTGAACGACCAGTTGAACGTCACGGCGGAGCAGTTGCCGAGCTACCGGCCGACGCCGAGCCTGATCGACCCGCCGGACGAGAAGTTGGGTGGAGCGTACGACGGCCCCTTCCGCTACCCGGAGATCGAGGGCGACACGCTCGCGAACGACGACTTCCAGGGCGGGTACGCCCCGCGCGGCGCACCGGTCCGGGAGCGGGCCCGGAAGTCCGCGAACGTCAGCTGGGTGCCCGAGGCGCTGGACACCGGAAACGTGACGATCCAGCCCAACACCTTCGTGACGAACGTCCGCACCAGCGGCGGCGAGGCGACCGGCGTGGACTTCCGGAACACCTGGTCCGGCGAGACGGGTCGCGTCGACGCTGAGGTAGTCGTCCTCGCGGCGGGCGCTATCGAAACGCCGCGGCTGTGGCTGAACTCGGGCCTCCCGGAGCGGGAGTGGCTCGGGAAGGGGCTGACCCATCACTGGTTCGACGCCGTCCACGGCGTGTTCGATCCCGACGCCATCGAAGCCCTCGCCGGCGAGGACGAACTGAAGCCCCACGTGGGACAGACCTGGGCCGGGCGAGTCGAGGCCGAGGAGGGGATCATCGGACTGGTCGGCAACACGCCCGGCCTCCACGGCGTCCTCACTGGATCGAGCCGGGCCGGACTGGCCGCGGACAACGACACCTGGGGCCGGCCGTGGGACTCGGTCGGGCGACTCACCGGCTCGGACCTCAAGGAGTTCATGGGCGATTACCGCCGGACGATGACCCTGTTGCTCAGCGTCGACGACGAGCCCCGGAAGGAAAACGGGGTCGAACTCGACCCGCTCATGTCGGACGCGAACGGCCAGCAGGCGAAGGTGACCTGGGAACCGAGCCTCTCGGACCGCTACAAGCGCGACTCGCTCGCGTGGACGGCGGCGGAACTCCTGGACGAAGCCGGCGCGGACCACATCCACCGCAGCGACCTGGAGCCGAATCTCATCCACATCCACGGGACGATGGCGATGGGGAAGGTCGTCGATTCCGGCTGTGAGTCCAGGGACGTCGACCGGCTGTTCGTCGGCGACCACAGCGTGATCCCGAACGCGCTCGGCGGGCAGAACCCCACCCACACCGGCCAGGCGCTGGCGATCCGGACCGCGGACCGGATCGTCGACCGGTACCTCTCGACCTGA
- a CDS encoding alpha/beta hydrolase: MDYERRDADFESNDTRCAAWLYEPTDVEDPPVIVMAHGFGGEREARLPAFAERFAEAGMAALLFDYRGFGDSDGDPAHVVSGRRHVADYQAALDHVRSLDAVDGERVGLWGTSFSGGHVIRTAARDGDVDAVVAQVPFTDGLRTAVHLVRQGGLDYLLGAATGIAREAVRTLTLRDPHYVPIVAEPDEFGVLNTPDSKSGYYSLIPDGRAEEFDNECAARILATVGLYRPVTSAPDVDCPVFVAEATEDSIIPSSTVEALVQRLDRVEWERFPAGHFDPYTGDLFETVVTSERDFFERELGRAKSIRKVKD; this comes from the coding sequence ATGGACTACGAGCGACGAGACGCCGACTTCGAGAGCAACGACACGCGGTGTGCAGCGTGGCTGTACGAACCGACGGACGTCGAAGACCCGCCGGTGATCGTGATGGCCCACGGGTTCGGCGGGGAACGCGAGGCGCGCCTCCCGGCCTTCGCCGAGCGGTTCGCCGAGGCCGGTATGGCGGCCCTCCTCTTCGACTACCGCGGGTTCGGCGACAGCGACGGCGATCCGGCGCACGTCGTCTCGGGGCGGCGCCACGTGGCGGATTACCAGGCTGCCCTCGACCACGTCCGCTCGCTGGACGCCGTGGACGGCGAGCGCGTGGGCCTGTGGGGCACCTCCTTCAGCGGCGGCCACGTGATCCGGACGGCCGCGCGCGACGGGGACGTCGACGCCGTCGTCGCGCAGGTGCCGTTCACCGACGGCCTTCGCACGGCCGTCCATCTCGTCAGGCAAGGGGGCCTCGACTACCTTCTCGGAGCCGCGACGGGCATCGCCCGCGAGGCGGTTCGTACGCTGACGCTGCGGGACCCGCACTACGTGCCCATCGTCGCCGAACCCGACGAGTTCGGCGTGCTGAACACGCCCGATTCGAAATCGGGCTACTACTCCCTGATCCCCGACGGTCGGGCCGAGGAGTTCGACAACGAGTGTGCCGCCCGCATCCTCGCGACCGTCGGGCTGTACCGCCCCGTCACCAGTGCGCCGGACGTGGACTGCCCGGTCTTCGTGGCCGAGGCGACCGAGGACAGCATCATCCCCTCGTCGACGGTCGAGGCGCTGGTCCAGCGACTCGACCGCGTCGAGTGGGAGCGGTTCCCGGCCGGTCATTTCGATCCCTACACCGGCGATCTCTTCGAGACGGTCGTCACGAGCGAGCGGGACTTCTTCGAGCGTGAGCTGGGGCGGGCGAAATCGATAAGAAAAGTAAAGGACTGA
- a CDS encoding DUF7120 family protein — MAKIEMELSDRVENDIERMVSQGEFVNWDEAVEKLLTQGLSAYGPAEEQTDELGGDMFQQSVADQQDPAMRDDPGEDDYTL; from the coding sequence ATGGCCAAGATCGAGATGGAGCTGTCAGACCGCGTGGAGAACGACATCGAACGCATGGTCTCCCAGGGCGAGTTCGTCAACTGGGACGAGGCGGTCGAGAAGCTACTCACACAGGGACTGTCGGCCTACGGCCCGGCAGAGGAGCAGACGGACGAACTCGGCGGCGACATGTTCCAGCAGTCCGTCGCCGACCAGCAGGACCCAGCCATGCGCGACGACCCCGGCGAGGACGACTACACGCTCTGA
- a CDS encoding helix-turn-helix domain-containing protein — MLVIAELALSSPTLLLTPTIEANPEARVSIEFQPAMDPERRQFFVLVDGADFAAFDDALADDYTVAAPTVVAERDGVRMYRLELTEDVVAVTPRVSELGGMVLEMHSTGGVWFVKLQVPERDALAAFREFCADSGIEYRLERLYRTQPTRTATHGLTEQQRHTLLTAAREGYFEVPREISQADLAAKLGVSDSAVSQRVRRAVAALIERTLAADPEPVDPS; from the coding sequence GTGCTCGTCATCGCCGAACTCGCGCTCTCCTCCCCCACCCTCTTGCTGACGCCGACCATCGAGGCCAACCCCGAGGCCCGCGTCAGCATCGAGTTCCAGCCCGCCATGGACCCCGAGCGGCGCCAGTTCTTCGTGCTGGTCGACGGCGCGGACTTCGCCGCGTTCGACGACGCGCTGGCCGACGACTACACGGTCGCCGCCCCGACGGTCGTCGCCGAACGGGACGGCGTCCGGATGTACCGCCTCGAACTCACCGAGGACGTCGTCGCGGTCACGCCGCGCGTCTCTGAACTCGGCGGGATGGTGCTCGAAATGCACAGTACAGGCGGCGTCTGGTTCGTCAAGTTGCAGGTCCCGGAACGGGACGCGCTGGCCGCCTTCCGCGAGTTCTGCGCCGACAGCGGGATCGAGTACCGTCTCGAACGGCTCTACAGGACCCAGCCGACCCGCACCGCCACCCACGGCCTGACCGAGCAACAGCGCCACACGCTCCTGACGGCCGCCCGCGAGGGCTACTTCGAGGTCCCCCGGGAGATAAGCCAGGCCGACCTGGCCGCGAAACTCGGCGTCTCGGACTCGGCAGTCTCACAGCGGGTCCGCCGGGCCGTCGCGGCCCTCATCGAGCGCACGCTCGCGGCCGACCCCGAGCCTGTCGACCCCTCATAA
- the surE gene encoding 5'/3'-nucleotidase SurE, protein MAAPEILLTNDDGIESAGFRALYDELSAVGNVTAVAPAVDKSAVGRALSHAVEIRDHELGYAIEGTPADCVVAGLGTLVPDADLVVAGCNQGANLGAYVLGRSGTVSAAVEATFFDVPAIAVSLYVPVGEDTSYSDVEVEQSAYENAAHAASYLAEHAVEAGVFERADYLNVNAPVPDPDRDGPAEMVVTEPSRTYMMDAERDGGEITLHDRIWEQMAQGEIPDPEGTDRRAVVDGKVSVSPLTAPHTTEHHDVLDGLVEAFPNALD, encoded by the coding sequence ATGGCCGCGCCGGAGATACTGCTGACGAACGACGACGGCATCGAGAGCGCTGGGTTTCGCGCCCTCTACGACGAACTCTCGGCCGTCGGGAACGTGACGGCCGTCGCGCCGGCGGTCGACAAAAGTGCCGTCGGACGGGCGCTCTCCCACGCCGTCGAGATCCGCGACCACGAACTCGGCTACGCCATCGAAGGGACGCCCGCCGACTGCGTGGTCGCCGGCCTGGGGACGCTGGTCCCGGACGCCGACCTCGTGGTCGCCGGCTGCAACCAGGGCGCGAACCTCGGCGCCTACGTCCTGGGCCGGTCCGGAACGGTCAGCGCGGCCGTCGAGGCCACCTTCTTCGACGTTCCCGCGATCGCCGTCTCGCTGTACGTTCCCGTCGGCGAAGACACCAGCTACTCGGACGTGGAGGTGGAGCAGTCGGCGTACGAGAACGCCGCCCACGCCGCCAGCTATCTCGCCGAGCACGCTGTCGAGGCCGGGGTGTTCGAGCGAGCGGACTACCTCAACGTCAACGCGCCGGTCCCCGATCCGGACCGCGACGGTCCCGCCGAGATGGTCGTCACCGAACCGTCCCGGACCTACATGATGGACGCGGAGCGCGACGGCGGCGAGATCACGCTCCACGACCGCATCTGGGAGCAGATGGCCCAGGGCGAGATTCCCGACCCCGAGGGGACGGACCGACGCGCCGTCGTGGACGGGAAGGTCAGCGTCTCGCCGCTGACGGCCCCGCACACGACCGAACACCACGATGTGCTCGACGGACTCGTCGAGGCGTTCCCGAACGCACTCGATTGA
- a CDS encoding ABC transporter permease — protein MATRTTPLPLDALGRGSVAMAVVAVQAVAFAAAYSMGRPTLYAGFIVVSAAALGFASRRGLFGVAMATLGSVLLVALGLPILLFAARQSPSLIAEKATDPGVHRVLYLGVYAPLLAALASLAFGVPLAYHLSRGFAGQPLVESLVDLPLVVPHSVAGIIILFGFGRGGAFPSLSVLGTIPGMVLALTFVSAPYAVNAAREAFESVDDRLEYAARIHGASPWQAFRRVTGPLAVRGMVTGGVLAWARAVSEFGAVAVVAYSVEFFYPPAGEPVIAQHAPVFVYNTYLQGGLDEAGAVAAILLAVSAGIFLLVRWLTADATTTQGVA, from the coding sequence ATGGCCACACGAACGACACCGCTCCCGCTCGACGCGCTCGGCCGGGGGTCTGTCGCCATGGCGGTCGTCGCCGTCCAGGCGGTCGCGTTCGCCGCCGCCTACTCGATGGGCCGCCCCACCCTCTACGCCGGCTTCATCGTCGTGAGCGCCGCGGCCCTCGGGTTCGCGTCCCGCCGCGGACTCTTCGGCGTCGCGATGGCCACGCTCGGGAGCGTCCTGCTGGTCGCGCTCGGCCTCCCGATCCTCCTATTTGCGGCCCGGCAGTCGCCGTCGCTGATCGCCGAGAAAGCCACGGACCCGGGCGTCCACCGGGTGCTGTATCTCGGCGTCTACGCGCCGCTTTTGGCCGCCCTCGCGAGCCTCGCGTTCGGCGTGCCGCTGGCCTATCACCTCTCGCGGGGCTTCGCCGGACAACCGCTGGTCGAGAGTCTGGTCGACCTCCCGCTGGTCGTCCCGCACAGCGTCGCCGGCATCATCATCCTCTTCGGCTTCGGTCGCGGCGGCGCGTTCCCGTCGCTGTCGGTGCTGGGAACTATCCCGGGGATGGTGCTGGCGCTCACGTTCGTCAGCGCGCCCTACGCGGTCAACGCCGCTCGGGAGGCCTTCGAGTCGGTCGACGACCGCCTGGAGTACGCCGCCCGGATCCACGGTGCGAGTCCCTGGCAGGCCTTCAGACGTGTGACCGGCCCACTCGCGGTTCGGGGCATGGTAACCGGCGGCGTCCTCGCGTGGGCCCGTGCAGTCTCCGAGTTCGGGGCCGTCGCCGTCGTCGCCTACAGCGTCGAGTTCTTCTATCCGCCGGCGGGCGAGCCGGTGATCGCCCAGCACGCTCCGGTGTTCGTCTACAACACCTATCTGCAGGGCGGCCTCGACGAGGCCGGGGCCGTCGCTGCGATCTTGCTGGCCGTCTCCGCGGGCATCTTCCTCCTGGTGCGCTGGCTGACTGCCGACGCGACGACGACACAGGGGGTGGCATGA
- a CDS encoding extracellular solute-binding protein, with protein sequence MAQRSGTPDGAGSTERTRRGFLASAGATGAAALAGCIGGGSGSSDSPGSLLAFHAGSLAPPFGTVESQFESETGIDVTREAKGSVASTKKITEQGRRADVLGVSDFRLIRDSVLGEYGEWLIVFTTNAMSIQYRPDSPGADEIGEDNWWDVLSRDDVTIGHSDPAVDPGGYRAVMAQQLGAEEFEGSRLYDDATYRELRENSTVPTGTETNLEGQLKSGELDYVFYYQSISSSSDLPYVDLQPQVDLSKATTKYAEHYAKAEVETGDATYVGAPIAYGMTVPGVARNPENGARWVEYMITEPGKQVLRDQGLQPVETPTVNAGGESSVPERVMRHAEARENLGPLRLDE encoded by the coding sequence ATGGCACAACGAAGCGGAACGCCCGACGGGGCGGGGTCGACGGAGCGGACACGTCGGGGATTCCTCGCGTCGGCGGGGGCGACTGGGGCGGCCGCCCTGGCCGGGTGCATCGGCGGCGGGAGCGGCAGCAGCGACTCGCCCGGGTCGCTGCTGGCCTTCCACGCGGGCAGCCTCGCACCGCCGTTCGGCACGGTCGAGTCGCAGTTCGAATCGGAGACGGGCATCGACGTGACCAGAGAGGCGAAGGGGTCGGTCGCCTCGACCAAGAAGATCACCGAACAGGGACGGCGGGCCGACGTACTGGGGGTGTCCGACTTCCGGCTCATCCGCGACAGCGTTCTGGGTGAGTACGGCGAGTGGCTCATCGTGTTCACCACCAACGCCATGTCGATCCAGTACCGGCCGGACTCGCCCGGAGCTGACGAGATCGGCGAGGACAACTGGTGGGACGTCCTCTCCCGCGACGACGTGACCATCGGGCACAGCGATCCGGCCGTCGACCCGGGTGGCTACCGGGCCGTGATGGCACAGCAACTCGGGGCCGAGGAGTTCGAGGGGAGCCGGCTCTACGACGACGCGACCTACCGAGAGCTACGCGAGAACTCCACGGTGCCCACGGGGACGGAGACGAATCTGGAGGGGCAACTGAAAAGCGGCGAACTCGACTACGTGTTCTACTACCAGTCGATCAGTTCCTCCTCGGACCTGCCGTACGTCGACCTCCAGCCACAGGTCGACCTCTCGAAGGCGACCACGAAGTACGCCGAACACTACGCGAAGGCGGAAGTCGAGACGGGAGACGCGACGTACGTCGGCGCCCCGATCGCCTACGGGATGACGGTTCCAGGTGTCGCCCGGAATCCCGAGAACGGCGCGCGGTGGGTCGAGTACATGATCACCGAACCCGGCAAGCAGGTCCTGCGGGATCAGGGGCTTCAGCCGGTCGAGACGCCCACGGTCAACGCCGGTGGAGAGAGCAGCGTACCGGAGCGAGTGATGCGACACGCCGAGGCCAGAGAGAACCTCGGCCCGCTCCGCCTGGACGAGTGA
- a CDS encoding PadR family transcriptional regulator: MRWLQSGTRRDVCVLLGGAEDGELPAQTLKTRLERHYDDRIEPRQFYGAIEDLERKGFVESRTEGLSDVYSLTDAGERRLQEHYEWLRDQLE, translated from the coding sequence ATGCGCTGGCTCCAGAGCGGCACCCGCCGGGACGTCTGCGTCCTCCTCGGCGGGGCCGAGGACGGCGAGTTACCCGCCCAGACGCTCAAGACGCGGCTCGAACGCCACTACGACGACCGGATCGAGCCTCGGCAGTTCTACGGTGCGATCGAGGACCTCGAGCGGAAAGGCTTCGTCGAGTCCCGAACCGAGGGGCTGAGCGACGTGTACTCGCTGACCGACGCCGGCGAGCGGCGGCTCCAGGAGCACTACGAGTGGCTTCGCGACCAGCTCGAGTGA
- a CDS encoding ABC transporter ATP-binding protein, which yields MTLEVDVEATFSADGADAFHVAADFAVREGETVVILGPSGSGKTLLLETIAGFHDHEGTVSQGETALSDRPPEDRDFGFVFQDYALFPHVTVLDNVAFGQRYRDVAVGAGTLLSDLGVADLADRYPPTLSGGEAQRVALARALAVDPSVLLLDEPLSSLDVPTRQSLRDDLQDLLADVTSIYVTHDRTTARALADRIVVMNDGAVVQTGTPEEVFERPASPLVARFTGSNCIPLAALGDRADRFRSGEGASGATHLTIRPESVVLGSTDPDLSGTVERVTREEASNRVSVAVDGLNEPVTVYSDDPPAPGTAVALAFPRDRVSTCRA from the coding sequence ATGACGCTCGAAGTCGACGTCGAGGCGACGTTCTCGGCCGACGGAGCCGACGCCTTCCACGTCGCCGCGGACTTCGCCGTCAGGGAGGGCGAGACAGTCGTGATCCTCGGCCCGAGCGGCAGTGGGAAAACGCTCCTGCTGGAGACGATCGCGGGCTTTCACGACCACGAGGGGACCGTCAGTCAGGGCGAGACCGCACTCTCCGACCGCCCGCCCGAGGACAGAGACTTCGGGTTCGTGTTCCAGGATTACGCGCTCTTCCCGCACGTTACCGTCCTCGACAACGTCGCCTTCGGCCAGCGATACCGGGACGTGGCGGTGGGTGCCGGAACCCTCCTCTCGGACCTCGGCGTGGCCGACCTGGCCGACCGCTATCCGCCGACCCTCTCAGGCGGCGAGGCCCAGCGCGTGGCGCTCGCGCGGGCGCTCGCGGTCGACCCCTCGGTCCTCCTGCTGGACGAACCGCTCTCGTCGCTGGACGTCCCCACCCGTCAGTCGCTCCGGGACGATCTGCAGGACCTGCTCGCCGACGTGACGTCGATCTACGTGACCCACGACCGCACGACGGCGCGGGCGCTGGCCGACCGGATCGTCGTGATGAACGACGGCGCGGTAGTCCAGACCGGCACCCCCGAGGAGGTCTTCGAGCGCCCCGCCTCGCCACTCGTGGCGCGCTTCACGGGAAGCAACTGCATCCCCCTCGCCGCGCTCGGGGATCGAGCCGACCGATTCCGGTCGGGTGAGGGAGCTTCCGGGGCGACCCACCTGACGATCCGGCCGGAGAGCGTCGTGCTCGGATCGACGGATCCGGACCTCTCCGGGACCGTCGAGCGCGTCACGCGCGAGGAGGCCAGCAACCGCGTGTCCGTCGCGGTCGACGGCCTGAACGAACCGGTCACCGTCTACAGCGACGATCCGCCGGCCCCCGGGACCGCCGTCGCGCTCGCGTTCCCCCGCGACCGCGTGTCGACCTGTCGGGCGTGA
- a CDS encoding carbonic anhydrase, protein MNQVFVDLLADNAAHAETFDSRFDEVQDAQHPEAVTVCCSDSRVLQDHVWNNETPGKIFSCGNIGNRVVQRTAEGEAVSGDVLYPIAHTGTELAVVVGHTGCGAVTATYDALTEGVDEPAGIEHCIGLLEPHLEPGVERLPDDLPRTDAVNHLVEYNVDRQVEFLRESEDVPDAVDVVGVVYDFQDVYGGDRGEVHVINVDGETGVETLREEYPEIAERIDRRWEY, encoded by the coding sequence ATGAATCAGGTATTCGTCGACCTGCTCGCCGACAACGCGGCCCACGCCGAGACCTTCGACTCCCGGTTCGACGAGGTACAGGACGCCCAGCATCCCGAGGCGGTGACGGTCTGCTGTTCGGACTCGCGGGTCCTCCAGGATCACGTCTGGAACAACGAGACGCCCGGCAAGATCTTCAGTTGCGGAAATATCGGCAACAGAGTCGTCCAGCGGACCGCCGAGGGCGAGGCCGTCTCGGGCGACGTCCTCTACCCGATCGCACACACCGGGACGGAACTGGCCGTCGTCGTCGGCCACACCGGCTGCGGCGCGGTGACGGCGACCTACGACGCGCTGACCGAAGGAGTAGACGAACCCGCCGGCATCGAGCACTGCATCGGCCTGCTGGAACCCCACCTCGAACCCGGCGTCGAGCGACTGCCCGACGACCTCCCGCGGACCGACGCCGTCAACCACCTCGTCGAGTACAACGTCGACCGCCAGGTCGAGTTCCTCCGCGAGAGCGAGGACGTCCCCGACGCCGTCGACGTCGTCGGCGTCGTCTACGACTTCCAGGACGTCTACGGGGGCGACCGCGGTGAGGTCCACGTGATCAACGTCGACGGCGAGACGGGCGTCGAGACCCTGCGGGAGGAGTACCCGGAGATCGCCGAGCGCATCGACCGCCGCTGGGAGTACTGA
- a CDS encoding acyl-CoA dehydrogenase, with protein sequence MDFSLSQEQRQIKEMVSEFVDEEVVPRAAEIDKEDEFPWDLVDELADLGLMGMPFPEEYGGAGLDYHAYPMALEEIARGSGGLGTIVAAHISLAGNMIYAFGNEAQKEEYLTPLAEGTDIGAFALSEPGAGSDVPAMETTAEKEGDEYVVNGNKLWISNGSVADTVTLFAKTDPDAGNKGISSFIVRPEEDDGFIVEGTEDKLGDKGCPTAELRFDEMHIPEDRLLEEEGAGFVHALKTLNGGRITIAARSIGIAQAALDEATDYAGEREQFGQRIGDFQAIQHKLADMDTKTRAARLLMHDAADKKIRGENFIKEAAQAKLYASEVSREVANEGIQIHGGYGYTKDFPMERFYRDAKLNEIYEGTSEVLRNTIGQQLLD encoded by the coding sequence ATGGACTTCAGTCTCTCACAGGAACAGCGCCAGATCAAGGAGATGGTCTCGGAGTTCGTGGACGAGGAGGTCGTCCCGCGGGCCGCCGAGATCGACAAGGAAGACGAGTTCCCCTGGGACCTGGTCGACGAACTCGCCGACCTCGGACTCATGGGCATGCCCTTCCCCGAGGAGTACGGCGGCGCCGGCCTCGACTACCACGCCTACCCGATGGCCCTCGAGGAGATCGCCCGGGGGTCCGGCGGCCTGGGAACCATCGTCGCCGCCCACATCTCGCTGGCCGGCAACATGATCTACGCGTTCGGGAACGAGGCCCAGAAAGAGGAGTACCTCACGCCGCTGGCCGAGGGGACGGACATCGGTGCGTTCGCGCTCTCGGAGCCCGGCGCCGGCTCGGACGTGCCCGCGATGGAGACCACCGCGGAGAAAGAGGGCGACGAGTACGTCGTCAACGGGAACAAGCTCTGGATCTCCAACGGCTCGGTCGCAGACACCGTGACGCTGTTCGCGAAGACCGACCCCGACGCGGGGAACAAGGGCATCTCCTCCTTCATCGTCCGTCCCGAGGAGGACGACGGCTTCATCGTCGAGGGCACGGAGGACAAACTCGGCGACAAGGGCTGTCCCACCGCCGAGTTGCGCTTCGACGAGATGCACATTCCGGAGGACCGGCTGCTCGAAGAGGAGGGCGCCGGCTTCGTCCACGCGCTGAAGACGCTCAACGGCGGCCGCATCACCATCGCGGCCCGTTCGATCGGGATCGCACAGGCCGCGCTCGACGAGGCGACGGACTACGCCGGCGAGCGCGAGCAGTTCGGCCAGCGCATCGGGGACTTCCAGGCCATCCAGCACAAGCTCGCGGACATGGACACCAAGACCCGCGCGGCGCGTCTGCTGATGCACGACGCCGCCGACAAGAAGATCCGCGGCGAGAACTTCATCAAGGAGGCCGCACAGGCCAAGCTCTACGCCTCCGAGGTCAGCCGCGAGGTCGCGAACGAGGGCATCCAGATCCACGGCGGCTACGGCTACACGAAGGACTTCCCGATGGAGCGGTTCTACCGCGACGCCAAGCTCAACGAGATCTACGAGGGCACCAGCGAGGTCCTCCGGAACACCATCGGCCAGCAGCTCCTCGACTGA